The proteins below are encoded in one region of Flavobacterium sp. IMCC34852:
- a CDS encoding DUF3109 family protein, whose amino-acid sequence MFQLGKTIVSEDILEKDFVCNLSACHGACCVDGDAGAPLSQEETKILEEIYPKVKPFLRKEGIEAIEKLGTWVVGTDQDLETPLIDNKDCAYVIFDGKTALCGIEQAYNQGIINWKKPVSCHLYPIRVKDFSEFAAVNYDRWDICSDACTLGKELQVPVYKFVKEALIRKFGEDWYAELEKVAEDLKNGK is encoded by the coding sequence ATGTTCCAATTAGGCAAAACCATAGTTTCCGAAGATATTCTTGAAAAAGATTTTGTGTGCAACCTCTCCGCCTGTCACGGTGCTTGCTGTGTTGATGGAGATGCCGGTGCGCCTTTAAGTCAAGAAGAAACTAAAATTTTGGAAGAAATTTATCCGAAAGTAAAACCATTTTTGCGCAAAGAAGGCATAGAAGCCATAGAAAAATTAGGCACTTGGGTGGTCGGAACCGACCAAGATTTAGAAACGCCACTAATTGACAATAAAGATTGTGCTTACGTAATTTTCGACGGAAAAACCGCGCTTTGTGGTATTGAACAAGCTTACAACCAGGGCATCATCAACTGGAAAAAACCGGTTTCGTGTCATTTATATCCTATAAGAGTAAAAGATTTTAGCGAATTTGCCGCCGTCAATTATGACCGTTGGGATATTTGTAGTGATGCTTGTACCTTAGGAAAAGAACTCCAAGTGCCGGTTTACAAATTTGTCAAAGAAGCCTTGATTCGAAAATTCGGAGAAGATTGGTATGCTGAATTGGAAAAAGTAGCGGAAGATTTAAAAAACGGAAAGTAA
- a CDS encoding enoyl-CoA hydratase/isomerase family protein: MSAENTNGFIRTQIENKIATLTFSHPASNSFPGDLLQKLTEELNALSHNKEVNVVIFQSEGKTFCAGASFDELLSITDFESGKKFFSGFANVINAMRNCSKIILGKIQGKAVGGGVGLASACDFAFAYQDASIKLSEIAIGIGPFVIEPAVSRKIGKTAMTQLTLQPNTWQTADWAIEKGLYADIFDSYGELDEAVSAFAKKLASYNPDALAEMKKVFWEGTENWDTLLYERAAISGKLVLSDFTKNALSEFKK; the protein is encoded by the coding sequence ATGTCTGCCGAAAACACCAATGGGTTTATTAGAACCCAAATTGAAAATAAAATCGCAACCCTAACTTTCAGTCATCCGGCGAGTAATTCTTTTCCCGGTGATTTATTGCAAAAACTCACGGAAGAATTAAATGCTTTGAGCCACAATAAAGAGGTTAATGTGGTTATCTTTCAAAGTGAAGGTAAGACTTTTTGTGCCGGTGCTTCTTTTGACGAGTTGCTTTCTATTACCGATTTTGAGTCCGGAAAAAAATTCTTCTCCGGTTTTGCCAATGTAATCAACGCGATGCGCAACTGTTCCAAAATTATTCTCGGAAAAATTCAAGGGAAAGCGGTTGGTGGCGGTGTTGGCTTGGCTTCGGCTTGCGATTTTGCTTTTGCCTACCAAGATGCTTCGATTAAATTATCTGAAATAGCCATCGGTATAGGACCTTTTGTAATTGAACCTGCCGTTTCCAGAAAAATTGGAAAAACTGCTATGACGCAACTCACTTTACAACCTAATACATGGCAAACTGCCGATTGGGCTATTGAAAAAGGACTTTATGCTGACATCTTTGACAGTTATGGCGAGTTAGACGAAGCTGTTTCAGCTTTCGCCAAAAAATTAGCCAGTTATAATCCGGATGCTTTAGCCGAAATGAAAAAAGTGTTCTGGGAAGGCACCGAAAATTGGGATACCCTTTTATACGAAAGAGCCGCTATCTCGGGTAAATTAGTGCTTTCCGACTTTACTAAAAATGCGTTAAGCGAATTTAAAAAATAA
- a CDS encoding UDP-2,3-diacylglucosamine diphosphatase, whose protein sequence is MQITSNKKIYFASDQHFGAPTAELSFPREQKFVAWLDEVKKDAEAIFLLGDLFDFWFEYKTVVPKGFVRVLGKLAEIRDSGIPIYFFVGNHDLWMNDYFEKELNIPVFHDNQEYEFNGKTFLIGHGDGKGPGDMGYKRMKKVFTNPFSKWLFRWLHPDLGVKLAQYLSVKNKLISGEADVKFLGEENEWLVQYAKRKLETKQYNYLIFGHRHLPMVIKVGENSEYINLGDWIGYFTYGVFDGENFELKEY, encoded by the coding sequence ATGCAAATAACTTCTAACAAAAAAATATACTTTGCTTCCGACCAACACTTTGGCGCTCCGACTGCTGAGTTGAGTTTCCCGCGAGAACAAAAATTCGTGGCTTGGTTGGATGAAGTCAAAAAAGATGCTGAAGCTATATTTTTGTTAGGTGATTTGTTTGACTTTTGGTTCGAATACAAAACCGTAGTGCCCAAAGGGTTCGTGAGAGTCTTAGGCAAACTGGCCGAAATTCGCGACAGCGGTATCCCGATTTACTTTTTTGTTGGCAACCACGATTTATGGATGAACGATTATTTTGAAAAAGAATTGAACATTCCTGTGTTTCACGACAATCAGGAATATGAATTTAACGGCAAAACCTTTTTGATTGGTCACGGTGATGGCAAAGGTCCCGGTGATATGGGGTACAAACGCATGAAGAAGGTATTCACCAATCCGTTTTCCAAATGGCTGTTTCGTTGGTTACATCCCGATCTTGGTGTAAAACTAGCACAATATTTATCGGTAAAAAATAAACTCATTTCAGGCGAAGCCGATGTAAAATTCTTAGGAGAAGAAAACGAATGGTTGGTACAATACGCCAAACGCAAACTCGAAACCAAACAGTATAATTACCTCATCTTTGGCCATCGACACTTACCGATGGTTATCAAAGTTGGTGAAAACTCAGAATACATTAATTTGGGTGACTGGATTGGATATTTTACTTATGGCGTTTTTGACGGTGAAAATTTTGAATTAAAAGAGTATTAA
- a CDS encoding 6-pyruvoyl trahydropterin synthase family protein, with the protein MSNIRITKQFSFETGHALYGYDGKCKNVHGHSYKLSVTVIGKPITDTSNVKFGMVIDFSDLKKIVKEEIVDVFDHATVFNKNTPHIELAAELKNRGHHVILVGYQPTSENMVTDFAQKIKSRLPKDILLHSLKLQETETSFAEWYASDNL; encoded by the coding sequence ATGAGTAACATCAGAATCACCAAACAATTTTCTTTCGAAACCGGGCATGCGCTTTACGGCTATGACGGCAAATGTAAAAACGTACACGGTCACAGCTATAAATTGTCGGTGACTGTGATTGGAAAACCCATAACAGATACTTCTAATGTGAAATTTGGGATGGTGATTGACTTTTCTGATTTGAAAAAAATAGTCAAAGAAGAAATTGTTGATGTTTTTGACCACGCCACGGTTTTTAACAAAAACACCCCGCATATTGAACTAGCAGCCGAATTGAAAAATCGCGGACATCATGTAATTTTAGTTGGTTACCAACCTACCAGCGAAAATATGGTCACTGATTTTGCCCAAAAAATTAAAAGCCGTTTGCCTAAAGACATTCTTTTACATTCGCTAAAACTTCAAGAAACCGAAACTTCATTTGCCGAATGGTATGCTTCGGATAATTTATAA